A genome region from Gadus macrocephalus chromosome 15, ASM3116895v1 includes the following:
- the znf503 gene encoding zinc finger protein 503 produces MITSPSVSALKNSRISLAWESGLLRNSSSSGIKKPFLHSVPAADPSRQARRLPIKVLKMLTARSGHILHPEYLQPLPSTPVSPIELDAKKSPLALLAQTCSQIGKPDPPPSSKLSSVTSNGSSDKESKSGPLKLSDIGVDDKSSFKPYSKPSDKKDSNGSGGDKSGFRVPSATCQPFTPRTGSPNSSTSASPMPSEGKCGDRDDKKDSDCNNKNDSTDGRGSTGHSRISVSCGGINVEVNQHQDSCAAGSKTSCSDSSSVTSVSSASVLGSGLVAPVSPYKPGQTVFPLPPAGMSYHGSLAGAYAGYPQHFLPHGGSLVNAQLSSLGCSKAGSSPMAGASPPSIMSASLCRDPYCLSYHCASHLAGAASASCTHESAAAAAAAANVLKSGYPLMYPTHPLHGVHSSAPSFSGHPLYPYGFMLPNDPLPHVCNWVSANGPCDKRFSSSEELLNHLRTHTAFTGAEKLMSGYPSSSSLASAAAAAMACHMHMPQSGGPGSPGTLSLRSPHHTLGLSGRYHPYSKSPLPQPGGPVPMPAATGPYYSPYALYGQRLTTASALGYQ; encoded by the exons ATGATCACATCGCCTTCAGTGTCTGCCCTGAAAAATAGTCGTATTTCTTTAGCCTGGGAGAGCGGTCTCTTACGGAATAGTAGCTCTTCGGGTATTAAGAAGCCCTTTCTCCACTCCGTACCAGCGGCTGATCCATCACGGCAAGCTAGGCGACTTCCCATCAAGGTTTTGAAAATGCTTACCGCCCGGTCTGGACACATTCTGCACCCAGAGTATCTGCAGCCTTTGCCTTCCACTCCGGTTAGCCCCATTGAG CTGGATGCCAAGAAAAGCCCGTTGGCGCTGCTGGCGCAGACCTGCTCTCAGATCGGCAAACCGGACCCTCCGCCCTCGTCCAAACTATCCTCTGTGACATCGAATGGATCTAGTGACAAGGAATCTAAATCTGGGCCTTTGAAACTGAGTGACATCGGTGTGGATGACAAATCTAGCTTCAAACCGTACTCCAAACCCTCTGATAAGAAGGACTCGAACGGCTCCGGCGGAGACAAGTCTGGTTTCCGAGTGCCGAGCGCCACCTGCCAGCCGTTCACGCCAAGGACAGGCAGCCCCAACTCGAGCACGTCCGCGTCTCCCATGCCGTCAGAGGGAAAGTGTGGAGACCGGGATGACAAAAAGGACTCAGACTGTAACAATAAAAACGACTCGACAGACGGCCGAGGATCCACGGGCCACAGCCGGATAAGCGTGAGCTGTGGTGGAATTAACGTGGAGGTGAACCAGCACCAGGACAGCTGCGCGGCCGGCTCCAAGACCTCTTGCTCGGACTCATCTTCTGTAACTTCCGTGTCCTCCGCATCGGTTCTCGGCTCGGGACTCGTGGCACCGGTTTCTCCGTACAAGCCGGGACAGACTGTTTTCCCGTTGCCCCCAGCCGGTATGTCTTACCACGGGAGTTTGGCGGGCGCGTACGCCGGTTATCCGCAGCACTTCCTCCCGCACGGTGGGAGTCTGGTGAACGCGCAGCTCAGCTCACTGGGCTGCAGTAAGGCTGGATCTAGCCCCATGGCCGGGGCCTCTCCCCCGTCAATCATGTCTGCGAGCCTGTGCAGAGACCCTTACTGCCTCAGCTACCATTGTGCCAGTCACCTCGCGGGCGCAGCGAGTGCGTCCTGCACGCACGAATCTGCAGCAGCCGCAGCGGCAGCAGCGAACGTCCTGAAGTCCGGCTACCCGCTCATGTATCCAACGCACCCCCTGCACGGGGTCCACTCCTCGGCGCCCTCGTTCAGTGGACATCCACTGTACCCGTACGGGTTCATGCTGCCCAACGACCCTCTCCCCCACGTCTGTAACTGGGTGTCGGCCAACGGGCCCTGTGACAAGCGGTTCTCCAGCTCAGAGGAGCTCCTGAACCACCTGAGGACACACACGGCTTTCACGGGAGCCGAGAAGTTGATGTCTGGCTACCCCAGCTCTTCGTCTTTGGCCAGTGCCGCCGCGGCGGCGATGGCTTGCCATATGCACATGCCCCAGTCGGGAGGGCCTGGGAGCCCGGGGACGCTGTCCCTCCGGAGCCCACATCACACGTTGGGACTCAGTGGTCGTTACCACCCGTACTCCAAAAGCCCTCTGCCCCAGCCGGGGGGCCCTGTCCCCATGCCGGCAGCCACTGGCCCCTACTACTCTCCCTATGCACTGTACGGCCAGAGACTGACAACAGCATCAGCGCTTGGATaccagtga